The proteins below come from a single Methanothrix thermoacetophila PT genomic window:
- a CDS encoding sodium:solute symporter family protein, whose amino-acid sequence MINQILLLVYVTVILLLSWRFRQGTFSGFALSDRNIATPAIIGIAYTAAYFSAASFLGGGGYGLTAGMPWVVFCAFFHVAFACLAWLMAGRIWAAAKEYDAKTVPQLLERRYGSPLGKVILAAIMLVLYTVYLVPIFKGCATLLQGLIGVTYVQGLIFTVIIVAIYYAIGGLPAIIWIGFLQGVLMLGGAVLLYSSMLSTSGALEIWSRIPAYATSMSGIDIPWQKTLGMAFSISLGLLALPDLLIMIFSARDRRVVRFAGIYGPVSIAVYSICIFSLGILAYGVLSGEQISSFIKNPDSLVPFLARTYLPPGFDALVLLAAISAAMSTISAIVLVTTTSLTSDILHYMRPGISDATVLRLTRLVGVVILATAAVSAIRVPSQIVPLVSISMGVIACCVFVPLVFGLYWRRGNSVGFVASLLASFISIVIWNFYGNALVHPVFVGLICGGAAYITGSLFTSGLGTPNPDTLKS is encoded by the coding sequence ATGATTAACCAAATACTTCTGCTGGTTTACGTGACAGTAATCCTCCTGCTCTCCTGGAGGTTCCGGCAGGGAACGTTCTCCGGCTTTGCCCTCTCCGACAGAAACATCGCCACGCCTGCGATCATTGGAATTGCATACACCGCAGCGTACTTCAGCGCAGCATCCTTCCTCGGTGGAGGCGGGTATGGTCTCACCGCTGGGATGCCATGGGTGGTCTTCTGCGCATTCTTCCATGTCGCATTCGCATGCCTCGCTTGGTTAATGGCTGGAAGGATATGGGCGGCGGCAAAGGAGTACGACGCGAAGACTGTTCCACAGCTCCTCGAGAGGCGATACGGATCGCCTTTGGGGAAGGTCATACTTGCCGCCATAATGCTCGTTCTTTACACAGTGTATCTGGTGCCCATCTTCAAAGGGTGCGCTACGCTCCTTCAGGGGCTGATCGGGGTCACGTACGTGCAGGGTTTGATCTTCACAGTTATCATCGTAGCAATTTATTACGCCATCGGAGGTCTCCCTGCCATAATATGGATAGGCTTCCTTCAGGGAGTGCTAATGCTCGGCGGTGCGGTGCTGCTTTACAGTAGCATGCTCTCTACATCTGGGGCTCTGGAGATCTGGTCCAGAATTCCAGCATATGCGACCTCGATGAGCGGCATCGATATACCCTGGCAGAAGACCCTCGGCATGGCATTCTCCATAAGCCTCGGGCTTCTCGCTCTTCCGGATCTCCTGATAATGATATTCTCCGCCAGGGACAGAAGGGTGGTGCGCTTCGCAGGCATCTATGGGCCTGTATCCATAGCGGTTTACTCCATCTGCATATTCTCGCTCGGCATTCTCGCATATGGTGTTCTCAGCGGAGAGCAGATCAGCTCATTCATAAAAAATCCGGACAGCCTGGTGCCGTTCCTCGCAAGAACCTACCTGCCGCCCGGGTTTGATGCGCTTGTCCTCCTTGCTGCAATATCTGCGGCGATGTCAACGATCAGCGCCATAGTTCTTGTTACCACAACCTCTCTGACATCAGACATACTGCACTACATGAGACCAGGCATCTCCGACGCCACAGTCCTCCGCCTGACGCGACTGGTCGGAGTGGTCATACTCGCTACAGCAGCGGTCTCGGCGATACGCGTTCCGTCACAGATCGTGCCCCTTGTCTCGATAAGCATGGGTGTGATCGCATGCTGCGTCTTCGTGCCGCTTGTGTTCGGGCTATACTGGCGGAGGGGTAATTCGGTGGGCTTTGTGGCAAGCCTTCTCGCATCGTTCATCTCCATCGTCATCTGGAACTTCTACGGGAACGCTCTCGTCCATCCCGTCTTCGTGGGGCTGATCTGCGGAGGCGCAGCATACATCACAGGCAGCCTTTTCACCTCTGGTTTGGGCACACCAAATCCAGATACGCTGAAAAGCTGA
- a CDS encoding endonuclease V, with product MRYRALHSWDVRPDEAVEIQKMLAGSVRFQRVDRVETVAGADVSFSGSRAHAAAVLLDYHDMRLLDVSFAEMDVVYPYIPGLLTFREGPVILRALEGIDEADVLLFDGQGIAHPRRFGEASHLGLLLDRPSIGCAKSRLWGEFREPDGERGSFSLLVDRGEVVGAALRTRTNVRPVFVSPGHMSDLSSAIEIALNCARGYRVPEPLRLAHILSLKRARMTR from the coding sequence ATGAGATACAGGGCATTGCATTCGTGGGATGTAAGACCGGACGAAGCAGTTGAGATACAGAAGATGCTGGCCGGAAGTGTGAGGTTTCAGAGGGTGGATCGCGTGGAAACTGTGGCAGGAGCAGATGTCTCTTTCTCGGGATCGAGGGCACATGCTGCTGCTGTTCTGCTCGATTACCATGATATGCGCCTCCTCGACGTATCCTTCGCGGAGATGGATGTGGTTTATCCCTACATTCCGGGGCTGCTCACGTTTCGCGAGGGTCCTGTCATCCTCAGGGCTCTTGAGGGGATCGATGAGGCGGATGTCCTGCTCTTCGATGGTCAGGGTATCGCGCATCCGCGCAGATTTGGGGAGGCGAGCCATCTCGGGTTGCTCCTCGACCGCCCCTCCATAGGCTGTGCGAAGTCCAGGCTTTGGGGGGAGTTCCGCGAACCTGATGGGGAAAGAGGATCTTTCTCCCTGCTGGTTGATCGCGGGGAGGTTGTGGGCGCCGCTCTCCGCACCAGGACGAACGTCAGGCCGGTGTTCGTATCACCAGGCCACATGTCAGATCTGAGTTCCGCGATCGAGATAGCGCTGAACTGCGCGAGAGGATATCGAGTGCCGGAACCCTTGAGATTGGCGCATATCCTGTCACTGAAAAGGGCAAGAATGACGCGGTAA